A genome region from Gossypium hirsutum isolate 1008001.06 chromosome A04, Gossypium_hirsutum_v2.1, whole genome shotgun sequence includes the following:
- the LOC121228044 gene encoding uncharacterized protein translates to MSIRGTCGRGTRGSGRGRRGAQAKSSSLGDMSNLNTSKMLMSPVTENGSGREFLSLTQGDKSVAKYEVEFMRLSNYAGGMVATKYERCVRFKDGLKDNLKVLIAPKREQHFVAMIDKVKIAEEVKHVERQNRERGRNKRESEPSNSSTVLGIVRGGPTRYKPRVLRAPGRGVGQAEARQPALFYATCCREEADTPDVIMGTFLVYDVPYTALIDIGSTHSYIVCTVSENLGTLAESTTSEVTVLSPLGQSVRVNRLFRDVPLEVQGTIFLFDLMELPFGEFDVILGID, encoded by the exons ATGAGCATTCGAGGTACTTGCGGACGAGGTACAAGAGGCagtggtagaggccgtagaggggctcaaGCTAAGTCCTCTTCACTAGGCGATATGTCGAATTTAAACACTAGCAAGATGCTGATGTCACCTGTTACAGAGAATGGGTCTGG GAGAGAGTTTTTGAGTTTGACCCAGGGTGATAAATCAGTGGCCAAGTATGAGGTCGAATTTATGCGACTGAGCAACTATGCGGGAGGTATGGTGGCGACTAAGTATGAGCGATGTGTTCGCTTCAAGGATGGCCTAAAGGATAATCTGAAGGTTTTGATAGCTCCAAAGAGGGAGCAGCATTTTGTTGCAATGATTGATAAGGTGAAGATCGCCGAAGAAGTGAAGCACGTGGAGCGCCAGAACAGAGAAAGAGGTAGGAATAAGAGGGAATCAGAGCCCTCAAATTCC AGCACCGTATTAGGAATTGTCCGCGGAGGTCCGACTAGATACAAGCCCCGAGTACTG agagcaccgggcagaggtgtaGGTCAGgctgaggcgaggcagccggCTCTATTTTATGCTACCTGTTGTCGTGAGGAGGCAGATACTCCAGATGTCATCATGGGTACATTTCTTGTTTATGATGTACCATATactgcattgatagatataggatccactcactcTTATATAGTCTGTACTGTGTCCGAGAATTTGGGTACCTTGGCtgagagcactacgagtgaggtgACTGTACTGAGTCCGTTGGGGCAATCAGTAAGGGTAAATAGACTGTTTAGGGATGTCCCTCTAGAGGTTCAAGGGACTATCTTTCTGTTTGATCTGATGGAACTGCCTTTTGGagagtttgatgtgatattgggaATAGACTAG